Below is a genomic region from Fusobacterium canifelinum.
GTACTTTCTCTAATACTTTCTGGTATGGTTATAACAGCTCTCTTTTCAGCATTAATTTCACTTGTAAAATATACAGCTGATCCTTATGATAAATTGCCTGCTATAACATATTGGCTTATGGGAAGTTTTTCTAGTTCTTCTTATAATAATATTAAAATTGCTGTATTTCCAATAATCTCTGGTATTATGATATTGTATTTTTTAAGATGGAGAATAAATATTTTATCTCTTGGTGATGAAGAAGTCAAATCATTAGGTATGAATCCTGTCTATATTAGAGCTTTTATTATTATTGCAGTAACTATGATAACTGCAACTTGTGTAACATTAACAGGAATAATTGGTTGGGTAGGATTATTAATTCCTCATATATGTCGTATGTATATAGGAGCTGATAATGTAAAATTGATTCCAAGTTCTTGTATTATGGGAGCAATTTTTATGCTAATAATAGATGGAATAGCGAGAACAGCAACTTCTAGTGAAATCCCTATAGGTATATTAACTTCCTTAGTAGGAGCACCATTTTTTATTATAATCTTTAAAAAATATAGGAGTTGGTGAAAATGAATTTAGAAATAAAAAATGGAAATTTTTCATATACTGATGGGAATCCTATTTTAAAAGATATAAACTTAAAAATTGATAGTGGAGAGATATTTACGATATTGGGACAAAATGGAATTGGTAAAACAACATTACTGAAGTGTATTAATGGAGTTTTAAAATGGAATTCTGGTGAAGTATTTATTGATAATAAAAAAGTTGATTCTATAAAGGATTTAAAAGACATAGCTTATGTTCCCCAAGCACATTCATTCTCTTTTTCATATACTGTAAGAGAGCTTTCTATTATGGGAAGAGCTAAATATTTAAATATTTTTTCTACTCCTTCAAAGTCAGATTATGATATAGTAGAAAAAGTTTTAGATGAGATGGGAATATTGTATTTAAAAGATAGAAAATGCTCAGAGTTAAGTGGCGGACAACTTCAACTAGTTTTCTTAGCTCGAGCTCTAGTAGGAGAACCTAAAATTTTAATTCTTGATGAACCTGAATCACATTTGGATTTTAAAAATCAAACAAAAATTTTAAGGACAATTGTTCAATTAGCAAAAAAGAAAAATATTACTTGTATTTTTAACACTCACTATCCTGAATATGCTTTAAGAATTTCAGATAAATCTATGTTAATAGGAAAAGATGACTATATTATTGGTAAAACTAGTGAAGTTATTAATGAGGAAAACTTAAAAAAATATTTTGGGATAAATACAAAAATTGTTGAAATAGAAGATGAAAAACAAAAAATAAAATCTGTGGTGATAACAGATAATTTAGAAAGAGAATAAATTTTATTTTTTTACAAATAAAAAATGGTTAAAAAAAGGTCAATTTTATGTTATAAATTGACTTTTTTTATTATTTGTGTTATGTTAAGGCATAGAAACAACAATAATAAAAGAAGAAGGAAGGCGAAAGTTTATGAAAAAGAGATTTTTTTGGCTTGTGTTATCTTTAATGACATTGTTTTTAGTTGCTTGTGGAGGAGAAAAGAAAGAAGAAACTACTGATTCTGCTAATGCTAATACAGAAATAAGTGGGAAAATTGTTATCTATACTTCTATGTATGAAGATATAATAGATAATGTTAGTGAAAAATTAAAAAAAGAATTTCCAAATCTAGAAGTTGAATTTTTCCAAGGTGGAACAGGAACTTTACAATCTAAAATTATAGCTGAATTACAAGCTAATAAATTAGGCTGTGACATGTTAATGGTTGCAGAACCATCTTACTCGTTAGAATTAAAAGAAAAAGGAATATTACATGCATATCTTTCTAAAAATGCTGAAAACTTAGCATTAGATTATGATAAAGAAGGATATTGGTATCCAGTTCGTTTATTAAATATGGTTTTAGCATACAATCCTGATAAATATAAGAAAGAAGACTTAGCTCTTACATTTGAAGATTTTGCTAAAAGAGAAGATTTAGCAGGAAAAATTTCAATTCCTGATCCATTAAAATCTGGAACTGCTTTAGCTGCTGTTTCTGCATTAAGTGATAAATATGGAGAAGAATATTTCCAAAACTTAGCTAATTTAAAAGTTGTTGTTGAATCTGGCTCAGTAGCTGTTACTAAATTAGAAACAGGAGAAGCTGCTGAAATTATGATACTTGAAGAATCTATTCTAAAGAAAAGAGAAGAAGAAAACTCTACACTAGAAGTTATATATCCAGAAGATGGAATAATTTCTATACCAAGTACAATAATGACAGTTAAAGAAGATATGTCAGCAAATAAAAATATAAAAGCAGCTGAAGCTTTAACAGACTGGTTCTTATCACCAGCTGGACAAGAAGCAATAGTAGAAGGTTGGATGCACTCTGTCCTAAAAGATGCTGAAAAAGCTCCTTATGATGCAAAAGCTACTGCTGAAATATTGAAATCATCTATGCCTATAAATTGGGAAAAAACATATAAAGATAGAGAAGAATTAAGAAAAATGTTTGAAAAATTTATAACTAAAGCAAATTAAAAATTGTATAAATAAAGTTCATTACTGAAATGTAATTCTCTTATTTTTATGATAATTAATTATTACAGTGTGTAAAAGAAAAGAGGAAAATATGGTTGGACAAAAAAAATGGAAGATAGATATAAAATGGATAGTTATATTAGCAATAGTAGCTTTCTTACTTATATTTGAAGTTTTTCCATTATTCTACTTATTAATTAAATCCCTGTTTTCAGGAGGAAGTTTTTCTTGGGAAGCATATAGGAGAGTTTATACCTATGATTTAAACTGGATAGCTTTAAAAAATACTATGATAACTGCTGGTTTTACAACAATTCTTGGAGTTGCTATAGCATTTCCATTGGCATTTTTAGTTGGAAGAACAGACATGTATGGAAAGAAATTTTTTAGAACTTTATTTGTAGTTACCTATATGGTTCCACCATATGTTGGAGCTATGGCTTGGCTAAGACTTTTAAATCCAAATGCTGGTGTTCTAAATAAATTTTTAATGAAAATTTTTGGTTTAGGAACAGCTCCTTTTAATATCTATACAACATCTGGTATTGTTTGGGTATTAACCTGCTTTTTCTATCCTTATGCTTTCATAACAATATCAAGAGCTATGGAAAAAATGGATCCATCTTTGGAAGAAGCTTCAAGAATTTCAGGAGCCTCTCCTTTAAAAACTTTATTTAAAGTTACTATTCCAATGATGACGCCAAGTATAATAGCTGCAGGGCTTTTAGTTTTTGTTGCATCAGCATCATCTTATGGAATTCCATCTATTATTGGAGCACCAGGACAAATTTATACAGTAACTATGCGTATAATAGATTTTGTTCATATTGGTTCAGAAGAAGGGCTTACAGATGCAATGACTCTTGCAGTATTTTTGATGTTGATATCTAATATAATTTTATATATCTCAACATTTGTTGTTGGAAGAAAACAGTATATAACAATGAGTGGTAAATCTACAAGACCAAATATTGTAGAATTAGGGAAATGGAGATTACCTATAACAATAATAATTTCAGTTTTTTCATTTTTTGTAATAATTTTACCATTTATAACAGTTGCTATAACATCATTTACTGTAAATATGGGGAAACCACTTACTTTATCAAATTTATCATTAAAAGCTTGGGAAAAAGTTTTTTCAAGAGCTTCTATTATAAGTTCAACAACAAACAGTTTTATAACAGCAACTGCTGCTGCATTCTTTGGAATTTTAATTTCTTGTGTAATGGCATATTTATTACAAAGAACAAATGTAAAAGGAAAAAGAATCCCAGACTTTTTGATAACATTAGGTTCTGGAACACCAAGTGTAACAATAGCTTTGGCACTTATAATATCAATGAGTGGTAAATTTGGAATAAATATTTATAATACTTTAACAATAATGGTAGTTGCATATATGATTAAATATATGTTAATGGGAATGAGAACTGTTGTTTCAGCAATGAGTCAAGTTCACCCTTCACTTGAAGAAGCTGCTCAAATATCTGGAGCAAACTGGCTTCGTATGTTAAAAGATGTAACTTTACCATTGATTGGAGCAAGTATTGTTGCAGGAATTTTCTTAATATTTATGCCATCATTCTATGAATTGACAATGTCAACATTGCTTTATTCATCAAATACTAAGACTATTGGATATGAACTATATATTTATCAAACATATCATAGTCAACAAGTTGCAAGTGCATTGGCAACAGCTATTTTACTATTTGTTATTTTAGTTAATTATATTTTAAATAAATTGACTAAGGGACAATTTTCAATATAGAATGGGAGGAAAATATGGCATCAGTAACAATAACAGGAGTTACAAAATCTTTTGGAAATGTATCAGTCTTACAAGAATTTAATCAAAAATTTGAAGATGGAGAATTTATAACATTACTAGGTCCATCTGGTTGTGGAAAAACAACTATGCTTAGGCTTATTGCAGGATTTGAGAAGCCAAGTAGTGGAGAAATATATATAGGTGATAAATTAGTTTCAAGTGAAAAAGAATTTTTACCACCTGAAAAAAGAGGAATTGGAATGGTATTCCAATCTTATGCAGTATGGCCTCATATGAATGTATTTGATAATATTGCTTATCCATTGAAAATTCAAAAAGTTAATAAGAATGAAATAGAAGAAAGAGTAAATCAAGTTTTAAAAATTGTGCACTTAGAACAATATAAAGATAGATTCCCATCTGAATTATCAGGAGGACAACAACAAAGGGTTGCATTGGGAAGAGCTTTAGTAGCTCAACCAGAAATTTTATTATTGGATGAACCTCTATCTAACCTTGATGCAAAGTTAAGAGAAGAAATGAGATATGAAATAAAAGAAATAACTAAAAAATTAAAAATAACAGTTATTTATGTAACTCATGACCAAATAGAAGCAATGACAATGAGTGATAGAATTGTATTAATTAATAAAGGAGAAGTACAACAAGTAGCACCTCCTCAAGAAATATATTCTAAACCTAAAAATATGTTTGTTGCAAACTTTGTTGGTAAGGTTGATTTTATTAAAGGAAAGGTTGAAAGAAGTAAAATTTTACTAGATAATAGTAATAATCAAACACTTCCTAACACAAGTTCATTTAAAGGAGATGTTGTTGTAGCAATTCGTCCAGAAAATGCTATTCTTTCTGAAGATGGAGAAATCACAGGTAAAGTTTATTCTAAATTCTATTTAGGAGATTGCAATGATTTAAGAGTTGAAATTGGAAATGGAAATATTTTAAGAATAATTGCAAGAGCTTCAACTTACAACACTTTAAATGAGGGTGATGAAGTAAAAATAAAAATTTTAGATTATTTTATTTTTGAGGATGATGGAAAAGACCAAATAAAAATTATGACATAATATTTTGAATAAATAATATATAGAATAGGGACTGTTTATCATAACAATCTCTATTTTCTATTTTTAAATATTTTTTCAAGATTATTATTTATTTTTAATAGTTGATAGAAAAATAATAACAACTAGTCATATAATTTATTTTTTTTATTCAGGAAATTCCCATATTAACCATATTCAAAATAACAATATATAGTGGTATCTTTTAATTATATATACTATATATTGTTATTTTTTTTAAAAAGTGTTAAAATAATTAAAGATATAAAAATTTTTTTATAGGAAATAAATAATAAAATTTAGAATAGAATTAGAAAGGTGTGAGGCAATATGAAAAGAGTAATTAAGAGAGATGGATCAGTAGTTGAGTTTGATAGAAGCAGAATAGTAAATGCAATTAGAAAAACATTTGAACAAGCTTCTAGAGAACCAAACATGAAACTAATAGAAAAAATTGCCTCGCAAGTAGAAGATTTACCTGATAAAGTTTTATCAGTTGAGCAAATACAAGATATAGTTGTAAAAAAATTGATGGGTTCATCAGAAAAAGATATAGCTATGTCTTATCAGAGCTATAGAACTTTAAAAGCTGAAATAAGAGAAAAAGAAAAAGGAATATATAGACAGATTGCTGAGCTTGTAGATGCTTCTAATGAAAAGTTATTATCTGAAAATGCTAATAAGGATGCAAAGACTATTTCTGTTCAAAGAGATTTACTTGCAGGTATTTCTTCAAGAGATTATTATTTAAATAAAATAGTACCTCAACATATAAAATTAGCTCATATAAAAGGTGAAATTCATTTACATGATTTGGATTATTTACTTTTTAGAGAAACAAACTGTGAACTTGTAAACATAGAAACTATGTTAAAAGATGGTTGTAATATAGGTAATGCTAAAATGCTGGAGCCTAATTCAGTTGATGTTGCAGTTGGTCATATAGTACAGATTATTGCCTCTGTTTCATCTAATACTTATGGAGGTTGTTCAATTCCATATTTAGATAGAGCCTTAGTTAGATATATAAAGAAAACTTTTAAAAAGCATTTTTTAAGAGGAGCAAAATATATAGATGATTTAAGTGAAGAACAAATTGAAGAGTTAAAGAAAGAAGATTTAGAATATTCAAATGAAGTTATAAAAAATAAATATCCTAAGACTTATGAATATTCTGCTGATATGACAGAAGAATCTGTAAAACAAGCAATGCAAGGTTTAGAATATGAGATAAATTCCCTATCTACTGTAAATGGACAAACTCCTTTTACAACAGTAGGGATAGGAACTGAAACTTCTTGGGAGGGAAGACTGGTTCAAAAATATGTTTTAAAAACAAGAATGGCAGGTTTTGGTGCTAAAAAAGAAACTGCTATCTTCCCTAAAATAGTTTATGCGATGTGTGAAGGTTTAAATTTAAATGAAGGAGATCCTAACTGGGATATTTCTCAACTTGCTTTTGAATGTATGACAAAATCTATTTACCCTGATATTTTATTTATAACAGAAGAACAATTAAAAAATGAAACAGTTGTTTATCCAATGGGATGTAGAGCTTTCTTATCTCCTTGGAAAGATGAAAATGGAAAAGAAAAATATGCAGGAA
It encodes:
- a CDS encoding FecCD family ABC transporter permease; translated protein: MNTYRKKISFLIIILILCILISIFLGRFFISPKMFFDVLSDSIKGVENNPIESSIIFELRTPRIIMNILVGAGLAISGVAFQGIFQNPLVSPDVISVSSGSAFGAVLAILLFGMNSYVVILALFFGILSVVITYSLSKVRGESSVLSLILSGMVITALFSALISLVKYTADPYDKLPAITYWLMGSFSSSSYNNIKIAVFPIISGIMILYFLRWRINILSLGDEEVKSLGMNPVYIRAFIIIAVTMITATCVTLTGIIGWVGLLIPHICRMYIGADNVKLIPSSCIMGAIFMLIIDGIARTATSSEIPIGILTSLVGAPFFIIIFKKYRSW
- a CDS encoding ABC transporter ATP-binding protein translates to MNLEIKNGNFSYTDGNPILKDINLKIDSGEIFTILGQNGIGKTTLLKCINGVLKWNSGEVFIDNKKVDSIKDLKDIAYVPQAHSFSFSYTVRELSIMGRAKYLNIFSTPSKSDYDIVEKVLDEMGILYLKDRKCSELSGGQLQLVFLARALVGEPKILILDEPESHLDFKNQTKILRTIVQLAKKKNITCIFNTHYPEYALRISDKSMLIGKDDYIIGKTSEVINEENLKKYFGINTKIVEIEDEKQKIKSVVITDNLERE
- a CDS encoding extracellular solute-binding protein; the protein is MKKRFFWLVLSLMTLFLVACGGEKKEETTDSANANTEISGKIVIYTSMYEDIIDNVSEKLKKEFPNLEVEFFQGGTGTLQSKIIAELQANKLGCDMLMVAEPSYSLELKEKGILHAYLSKNAENLALDYDKEGYWYPVRLLNMVLAYNPDKYKKEDLALTFEDFAKREDLAGKISIPDPLKSGTALAAVSALSDKYGEEYFQNLANLKVVVESGSVAVTKLETGEAAEIMILEESILKKREEENSTLEVIYPEDGIISIPSTIMTVKEDMSANKNIKAAEALTDWFLSPAGQEAIVEGWMHSVLKDAEKAPYDAKATAEILKSSMPINWEKTYKDREELRKMFEKFITKAN
- a CDS encoding ABC transporter permease, with translation MVGQKKWKIDIKWIVILAIVAFLLIFEVFPLFYLLIKSLFSGGSFSWEAYRRVYTYDLNWIALKNTMITAGFTTILGVAIAFPLAFLVGRTDMYGKKFFRTLFVVTYMVPPYVGAMAWLRLLNPNAGVLNKFLMKIFGLGTAPFNIYTTSGIVWVLTCFFYPYAFITISRAMEKMDPSLEEASRISGASPLKTLFKVTIPMMTPSIIAAGLLVFVASASSYGIPSIIGAPGQIYTVTMRIIDFVHIGSEEGLTDAMTLAVFLMLISNIILYISTFVVGRKQYITMSGKSTRPNIVELGKWRLPITIIISVFSFFVIILPFITVAITSFTVNMGKPLTLSNLSLKAWEKVFSRASIISSTTNSFITATAAAFFGILISCVMAYLLQRTNVKGKRIPDFLITLGSGTPSVTIALALIISMSGKFGINIYNTLTIMVVAYMIKYMLMGMRTVVSAMSQVHPSLEEAAQISGANWLRMLKDVTLPLIGASIVAGIFLIFMPSFYELTMSTLLYSSNTKTIGYELYIYQTYHSQQVASALATAILLFVILVNYILNKLTKGQFSI
- a CDS encoding ABC transporter ATP-binding protein, which produces MASVTITGVTKSFGNVSVLQEFNQKFEDGEFITLLGPSGCGKTTMLRLIAGFEKPSSGEIYIGDKLVSSEKEFLPPEKRGIGMVFQSYAVWPHMNVFDNIAYPLKIQKVNKNEIEERVNQVLKIVHLEQYKDRFPSELSGGQQQRVALGRALVAQPEILLLDEPLSNLDAKLREEMRYEIKEITKKLKITVIYVTHDQIEAMTMSDRIVLINKGEVQQVAPPQEIYSKPKNMFVANFVGKVDFIKGKVERSKILLDNSNNQTLPNTSSFKGDVVVAIRPENAILSEDGEITGKVYSKFYLGDCNDLRVEIGNGNILRIIARASTYNTLNEGDEVKIKILDYFIFEDDGKDQIKIMT
- the nrdD gene encoding anaerobic ribonucleoside-triphosphate reductase gives rise to the protein MKRVIKRDGSVVEFDRSRIVNAIRKTFEQASREPNMKLIEKIASQVEDLPDKVLSVEQIQDIVVKKLMGSSEKDIAMSYQSYRTLKAEIREKEKGIYRQIAELVDASNEKLLSENANKDAKTISVQRDLLAGISSRDYYLNKIVPQHIKLAHIKGEIHLHDLDYLLFRETNCELVNIETMLKDGCNIGNAKMLEPNSVDVAVGHIVQIIASVSSNTYGGCSIPYLDRALVRYIKKTFKKHFLRGAKYIDDLSEEQIEELKKEDLEYSNEVIKNKYPKTYEYSADMTEESVKQAMQGLEYEINSLSTVNGQTPFTTVGIGTETSWEGRLVQKYVLKTRMAGFGAKKETAIFPKIVYAMCEGLNLNEGDPNWDISQLAFECMTKSIYPDILFITEEQLKNETVVYPMGCRAFLSPWKDENGKEKYAGRFNIGATSINLPRIAIKNRGDEEGFYKELDRILEICKDNCLFRARYLENTVAEMAPILWMSGALAEKKPKDTIKDLIWGGYSTVSIGYIGLSEVSQLLYGKDFSESEEVYEKTFNILKYMADKVLEYKQKYNLGFALYGTPSESLCDRFARVDKQEFGDIKGITDKGYYDNSFHVSSRVNISPFEKLRLEALGHKYSAGGHISYIETDSLTKNLDAIPDLLRYAKMVGIHYMGINQPVDKCHICGYKGEFTATKEGFTCPQCGNHDSNEMSVIRRVCGYLSQPNARPFNKGKQEEIMNRVKHS